One window of the Corticium candelabrum chromosome 7, ooCorCand1.1, whole genome shotgun sequence genome contains the following:
- the LOC134182019 gene encoding protein LZIC-like isoform X3 produces the protein MATRGKSETEKLKHNLEEQLDRLVAQLSDLDEAKDEMNGEEYEETKSETLEQLKEFNESLSHLAAGNVTLVDELSRMQLAIQAAISQAFHTPEVIRMFAKKQPGQLRQRLVDLQRDHKMGRISEGMYTQQAVEILTALRKLGDKLSAAELDFLTANSSAALTEFEKASSAVAGKLDLTRHRSCAG, from the exons ATGGCCACCAGAGGGAAAAGCGAAACGGAAAAATTGAAACACAATTTGGAAGAACAGTTAGACCGTCTTGTCGCCCAGCTTTCAGATTTGGATGAAGCAAA GGACGAAATGAACGGTGAAGAATACGAGGAGACAAAGTCTGAGACACTCGAGCAGCTGAAAGAGTTCAACGAGTCACTGTCGCACTTGGCAGCTGGAAACGTCACTCTGGTCGACGAACTAAGTCGTATGCAGCTG GCTATTCAGGCAGCTATAAGTCAGGCGTTTCACACACCGGAGGTGATTCGGATGTTTGCAAAGAAACAGCCTGGACAGTTGAGACAAAGACTGGTTGAT CTGCAACGTGATCACAAGATGGGTAGGATATCAGAAGGCATGTACACACAGCAAGCTGTTGAAATCCTAACGGCTCTTAGGAAACTTGGAGACAAG CTTTCAGCAGCTGAGCTTGACTTCCTTACTGCCAATTCTAGTGCAGCACTGACAGAATTTGAAAAAGCATCAAGTGCAGTTG CTGGTAAGCTAGACCTCACAAGGCATAGAAGCTGTGCTGGATAA
- the LOC134182019 gene encoding protein LZIC-like isoform X2 — translation MATRGKSETEKLKHNLEEQLDRLVAQLSDLDEAKDEMNGEEYEETKSETLEQLKEFNESLSHLAAGNVTLVDELSRMQLAIQAAISQAFHTPEVIRMFAKKQPGQLRQRLVDLQRDHKMGRISEGMYTQQAVEILTALRKLGDKLSAAELDFLTANSSAALTEFEKASSAVADQFSLLSPHKAHHQLWNRGFNSEAVLVKTFP, via the exons ATGGCCACCAGAGGGAAAAGCGAAACGGAAAAATTGAAACACAATTTGGAAGAACAGTTAGACCGTCTTGTCGCCCAGCTTTCAGATTTGGATGAAGCAAA GGACGAAATGAACGGTGAAGAATACGAGGAGACAAAGTCTGAGACACTCGAGCAGCTGAAAGAGTTCAACGAGTCACTGTCGCACTTGGCAGCTGGAAACGTCACTCTGGTCGACGAACTAAGTCGTATGCAGCTG GCTATTCAGGCAGCTATAAGTCAGGCGTTTCACACACCGGAGGTGATTCGGATGTTTGCAAAGAAACAGCCTGGACAGTTGAGACAAAGACTGGTTGAT CTGCAACGTGATCACAAGATGGGTAGGATATCAGAAGGCATGTACACACAGCAAGCTGTTGAAATCCTAACGGCTCTTAGGAAACTTGGAGACAAG CTTTCAGCAGCTGAGCTTGACTTCCTTACTGCCAATTCTAGTGCAGCACTGACAGAATTTGAAAAAGCATCAAGTGCAGTTG CAGACCAGTTTTCACTGCTTAGCCCACACAAGGCTCATCACCAGCTGTGGAACAGAGGCTTCAACTCTGAAGCGGTGCTGGTAAAAACATTCCCTTAG
- the LOC134182019 gene encoding protein LZIC-like isoform X4 codes for MATRGKSETEKLKHNLEEQLDRLVAQLSDLDEAKDEMNGEEYEETKSETLEQLKEFNESLSHLAAGNVTLVDELSRMQLLQRDHKMGRISEGMYTQQAVEILTALRKLGDKLSAAELDFLTANSSAALTEFEKASSAVAIVTGKGEKFRKLTEQQRGAWITVINRKTRNRSV; via the exons ATGGCCACCAGAGGGAAAAGCGAAACGGAAAAATTGAAACACAATTTGGAAGAACAGTTAGACCGTCTTGTCGCCCAGCTTTCAGATTTGGATGAAGCAAA GGACGAAATGAACGGTGAAGAATACGAGGAGACAAAGTCTGAGACACTCGAGCAGCTGAAAGAGTTCAACGAGTCACTGTCGCACTTGGCAGCTGGAAACGTCACTCTGGTCGACGAACTAAGTCGTATGCAGCTG CTGCAACGTGATCACAAGATGGGTAGGATATCAGAAGGCATGTACACACAGCAAGCTGTTGAAATCCTAACGGCTCTTAGGAAACTTGGAGACAAG CTTTCAGCAGCTGAGCTTGACTTCCTTACTGCCAATTCTAGTGCAGCACTGACAGAATTTGAAAAAGCATCAAGTGCAGTTG cgATTGTGACGGGCAAAGGCGAGAAATTTCGAAAACTGACGGAACAGCAACGAGGGGCGTGGATCACTGTTATTAACAGAAAGACCAGAAACAGATCAGTTTGA
- the LOC134182019 gene encoding protein LZIC-like isoform X1, with protein MATRGKSETEKLKHNLEEQLDRLVAQLSDLDEAKDEMNGEEYEETKSETLEQLKEFNESLSHLAAGNVTLVDELSRMQLAIQAAISQAFHTPEVIRMFAKKQPGQLRQRLVDLQRDHKMGRISEGMYTQQAVEILTALRKLGDKLSAAELDFLTANSSAALTEFEKASSAVAIVTGKGEKFRKLTEQQRGAWITVINRKTRNRSV; from the exons ATGGCCACCAGAGGGAAAAGCGAAACGGAAAAATTGAAACACAATTTGGAAGAACAGTTAGACCGTCTTGTCGCCCAGCTTTCAGATTTGGATGAAGCAAA GGACGAAATGAACGGTGAAGAATACGAGGAGACAAAGTCTGAGACACTCGAGCAGCTGAAAGAGTTCAACGAGTCACTGTCGCACTTGGCAGCTGGAAACGTCACTCTGGTCGACGAACTAAGTCGTATGCAGCTG GCTATTCAGGCAGCTATAAGTCAGGCGTTTCACACACCGGAGGTGATTCGGATGTTTGCAAAGAAACAGCCTGGACAGTTGAGACAAAGACTGGTTGAT CTGCAACGTGATCACAAGATGGGTAGGATATCAGAAGGCATGTACACACAGCAAGCTGTTGAAATCCTAACGGCTCTTAGGAAACTTGGAGACAAG CTTTCAGCAGCTGAGCTTGACTTCCTTACTGCCAATTCTAGTGCAGCACTGACAGAATTTGAAAAAGCATCAAGTGCAGTTG cgATTGTGACGGGCAAAGGCGAGAAATTTCGAAAACTGACGGAACAGCAACGAGGGGCGTGGATCACTGTTATTAACAGAAAGACCAGAAACAGATCAGTTTGA